The genomic window ACCAAACAATCCGAGCCTGGAAGCGGAGGCATTTGAAATCATTGACAATGCCAAGAAACGATTGGAGGCGGAGTGCAGGGGAAAGGTTTCCTGTGCCGATGTACTCGCGTTTGCTGCCAGAGATGCTGTTGTGCTGGTAGGTTAATTTGCTTCACTTTCTTAGTGCACCAGTCCTATATACTCCAACCAACGGAAGCCTAGATTCTAGCAGAGATATTAACATTCCACAAGACTTCAATAATAATAGAACGGAACATGAAGTTTTCACAAAAGTACGACCACAAACGCTGGCCAGCTATTAATTAACTAAGACATGGAGCTTTCGATGGTCACCTTTAAAATCTCGTAACTTTGATTGATTCATATCTCATCTTGCACAGAGTGGAGGACTTTATTACGAAATCCCTGCAGGCCGAAGAgatggaagggtttcaaaagcaAGCGAGACATTGACAGAGCTCCCTCCCCCATTTTTTGACCTCAACCAACTGACTTGGAGCTTTGCTCGAAAAGGGTTGACCCAGGATGACATGATAACCCTCTCAGGTATATTGCATTAGAAGAATGCAGTACTCTTCTAGTACCGTGTTGACTACGAAACCTTGAAAGGAAATTAATTAACTAATTTCTTGTAAATGCATTTTTTAGGAGCACATACAATTGGCCAGTCTCACTGCAGCTCCTTCAACAATAGACTCTACAATTTCAACTCAACCTTCGGCCAAGACCCGAGCTTGGATCCAGTGTATGCAGCCCAACTGAAACAGAAGTGCCCGAATACGAGCAGTGGTGCAAACCAGCAGGTGCCAATGGATCCAAATAGTCCAACCACGTTTGACACTAGCTATTATGGATCTCTCTTAGCGCATCGTGGTCTGTTCACTTCCGACCAGGCTTTGATGTCAACTCCGGTTACGGCACAAAAGGTGTGGGAGAATGCAGTTAACGGGTTGGCCTTCCAGAAAAAGTTCGGAGAAGCAATGAAGAAGATGGGCAACATTGGAGTCCTCACTGGAAGCAAGGGAGAGATAAGAGAAAATTGTAGGGTGGTGAACGGATTCCATTGACCACATGCATGCACTACTCGCGGTGCCTGATGTTCTTTCGTATCTTGGCTATTTAATAGTGGTTACTAGTACTTTAAAGTCACGTGTGCTTCTGGTTAGttttcatcatttattttaaatCCTTGAGTGATGTGAGATCTAATAATGATGATATATGTAATAATAAAGTCGGAAGACATGTTTTTCTTCGTAATCCAAAGTGATAATATTGTTGTTTTTATATCGCAGTATGCGCGGCTTGATTCCCCATTTGTAATCTTCTatagattataatttttatttttatttaaaagacATAAAAAGAAAACTAAGTGAGGAGCATTTTGGTAAAATATTGTGCTGATTAAATGTTACTCCCATTTTGGAAAAAATAATGCAAGACAAGTTGCATTTGATATTTCACATGAGTGGCCTCTAACTGGATAAATTCCCTTAGGGTTCTACATGGCTTCATCAAAGTCTGCCGTATATACCGAATTTGGTGTTTTTGTATTTTGCAAATGCTGATAATACAGTCGGCTGCTCAGCTAGCTATTAAGCTAGGATCTCACAAAAACAAAAAAGGGTTAAATCAGGATATTTCGATGAGATTGGTCCACTCGGCAATTGTAGAAATATGCTATAACTCGAGCACCAGAGGATTCCTTGTCCAGACTTTCCTGTTCtcataaaaaaatacaaaattcctAATCAAAACAAAATCTGAACATCTTTCTAGAATGATGAGATTCTATCAGCCAGTGGCACGGAACAGAGCCCAGAGCCCACCTATATCTTCAAGGCACATCTCCACAGTCGCCTGGCTCACCTCCAAGAATGCACCTACCCAAGTTCAAAAGATTCCATGTGCGTCTCCACCTTATCATATCCTGACCCTACCAGTCGTCAAACAATTTTATCACCACTCCCCATCAAATCCACCATCGGATGTACAGCCACTGCTCAACCAGTCAAACCATTTCACCACCACTCCACGCCAAATTCCCGTCACTAATGGACGCCATGCAACTACGTCGCCGAGCTCCGTCTTATTTTATCTCTTCATCGGTTCATCCCTCTGACCACATCTAGCCACTACTTACGGTGGACTGGCCACCATCAACTTGAACGTGCCGCTTACTtagctatgtatatatatatatatatatatatatatatatatattatatatatatatatatatatatatatagtgatgTACTGGTCCACTTGATCTTTCTATTTCTAAACAGCAATTTTTGTACATCGCATGTAGAGTAGAAAATCGCACACCGCACGTAATGATTCACTCACGTATAGATCTGAAGATGttggtgagaaaaaaatttttttttttatcaatccaTATAAGAGTGGATCATCGTACATGGTATATGATTTTTTGTACTGCACACGGTGCACAAAAAGTTTCGCAATCTCTAAATTAGAACCAAgcccacacacaaaaaaaaataaaataaaataaagcctGGAAAGAAAGACTCCTCCATTGAGTGCTGCAAGAAATTGGACTTTTTGGACTGCCAAAATAAGTCCTCTATAAATTGGAATCCATCCCTTCAATAGCTCTCCACGGACGAATATCacttcccctcctctctctttctcccaatCTTTGTGAAATTCCTTTCTTTGTGCTCACCAGAACTTGAGACCAGAGATACCACTAGAGCCGAAGTAAGGCCCCCGATCTTACCtattcctttttttcctttcttcttgtgGCCTTAGGCACCACCATTGGCCACTGTTTTCTCCAGAAattgagcaaagaaaaaaaaccGTCAGACCCTTGTTTTCCagcctttgtttttttttttccagccATCGACACCGTTGCCTCTGGATGCTAGACCTTTGGTTGGATTCTTCAACCTTCTTATGCCCCTCCATGGCCGAGCCATTGCCATCGGTGAGCAGCCAATGGCCCTAAAACAAGAAAAGGACTCGGTTCCCTATTTTTTCAAgcctttttcctttgttttcCAACAGTCGGTCATTACTATCAGTCATCTATCATTGCTCATCACCCTTCGCCATCTACCACCGCTATATGTCGTCGGCCATCCAGTGTTGACCACGTTTATGACCACTGACCATCTCTCATCTTCCCCCATTCGCCtaagaagaaaatgagaaaaaaaataaaagaagaagaagagagagaagtccctcgcttgattttctctttcttcttcactCTTTGATCTTTCTATACTTTGTTGATATCCTTCGGACcaatgaaggtacatcatgagTTTGGGTTGACATTAGGAGCTGTCCCAAACTAGTGTTATATGATCAGGGGTCTCAACTAGCATCATGTAATCATCTATCCTAATTACCTGTGATTGTTCTCTAGAAATTGTTGACATTACGATTGATCTAAGGATAAGGCTCAGCTGTATAGATGAGCAATTATCTGGATAAGATATTGTCGAGTTAATCATTTTACCTTTAAGTTTGCAAACCAAGAAATAAGTCAGTATTCACCGAACTTGAGTTAGTCTTTGatagagataaaatttttttaacacaaTCATCTAtatgattataaaaaattatatttattgatgCACCAATATGATTGTGTATGTTTTATATATATCGATCCGCATATGATGTATTGATAAATTAATGTTGCATGGTTTATAATTGTCAGTActtaattttagatattatacaGAGTAAAGAAAATAATGATTTAACATAATTCATAGGATA from Elaeis guineensis isolate ETL-2024a chromosome 4, EG11, whole genome shotgun sequence includes these protein-coding regions:
- the LOC140856900 gene encoding peroxidase 5-like — translated: MAFRRGGRVLLAFVLAFCLSATKLEAQLHKGYYFKTCPQAEFIVMDEVKKAMAADIGLGADLLRMHFHDCFVRGCDGSILIDSTPDNTAEKDGRPNNPSLEAEAFEIIDNAKKRLEAECRGKVSCADVLAFAARDAVVLSGGLYYEIPAGRRDGRVSKASETLTELPPPFFDLNQLTWSFARKGLTQDDMITLSGAHTIGQSHCSSFNNRLYNFNSTFGQDPSLDPVYAAQLKQKCPNTSSGANQQVPMDPNSPTTFDTSYYGSLLAHRGLFTSDQALMSTPVTAQKVWENAVNGLAFQKKFGEAMKKMGNIGVLTGSKGEIRENCRVVNGFH